The sequence below is a genomic window from Anopheles cruzii chromosome 3, idAnoCruzAS_RS32_06, whole genome shotgun sequence.
GGAgatacaaaataaaacaaagatTTTTGTAAAGTTAATAAATAAGTCGTTACATCGTTACGCTGCATGCTGTCAGTGAGTAACAATTGACAGCACTCATGATTCGAAAGATGCTGTCAATCCGAACGTGTTATGACAGAGCAGTCAAACGTGGCTTCAGTCGGAACTGTCATCGCTACGTGGCTGGGAAAGAAGAGATTGTCCGCGTTCCGGCACCGATAACCATTTCTATTTCTCGTTCGACAACAAACCGAAAGCAACGCGTGCGTTTTTCAGGTGCATTTGTCGAATAGAAACACAGAAAATGTTCAAGTTTGTGCTTGCATCCATCGTGCTGTGCGGCCTGGCCGTAACCTCCAGTGAAGCTAGCGCTTGCCTCAATCCAGATGtgaaaaccaacttttattcCACCTCCGATGCGACCATCGTTAGTCAGATTGGCTTCGTAACCGAGTTCACGTTAAAGTGCTCGAACGCCGGTGCCGAAAAGCTGCCGCTTTTTGCCGAAGTTCTTGGCAAGTTGGCTCCCGTTGTACGCATCGGGGACAACAAATACCAGGTAATCTAGCACGCACCGTGTCCCGTTTACAATGATTCCATCGCACGCTAACAATCCGTTCGGTATGTTGCGGTGCATTTGCAGGTCAGCTGGAACGAAGAGATCAAAAAGGCTAGCAGTGGCAAGTACGAGATCCGGCTCTTTGATGAAGAATCGTTCGCCGCCGTTCGCAAAGCGCAGCGTGCAGGCGAGGATACGAGCTCAGTGAAACCTTTGACCACTCTGGCGGTGCATTTCTCGGGCGCCTACAAGGGCCCGTGGATCAACTCGGAGATTTTGGCTACCGGTTTGGTCGGCTTCGTTGCGTACGTGGCGTTCATGACACGATCGAAGCTGGTCGCGTAAGCGGCGTGTGGCCGGTTAAAAAAGCATTCACCACCAATAGATCATCCGTAATTCCGGTTATTGCATCCATCGTACTTCGTTCGCACAAGAAACTCACTATCATAGAGCCGCAGATAAAATGTGTTacaattgtttgatttttgttcgCAGTCACAGTTGGCTGCTTTGAAGCTTCGTGAAGAATGTAGCCACATACAGTAGGTGAAATGCTTAATTCGAGAAGAAGAGAGCACACTGAGGCCAAGCGGAACGTATCACGTTCTGACCAGACTGAATAATAAACGAGTTCGGTGTCTCGTCGCACATGGTCGCCGACGAAAAATGTGAGAAAATAACGTAGAATAATTTAGCCTACTAACAGTGAAGATATCACAACGCGCCGAATTTCGGATTCCATTCCAAAGATGTTGGGTAAGTATGTTATTTAGTCTTTATTTTGATCCATAACAGTGAAATGAGAAACATGGCACCGTTATCCGTCATATTTAACGCCCCAGTACCAAATCCATACAGTTTTGTTTCGGGTGTTCACTCTTCCGAGGGTTTATTCTGCTGTGTGGCCAATGCGTTTAGTCCACCTTCCACTGCGCTCGAAGCAGATTGACCGCCATCACTTCTTTAATGCATAACGGCCGGGATTTTGGTTAATATGTAAGCTCAAACCAAAGCAAATGTTCAAATAATTTTCCCGAATTACTAATCATATTGCACTGCAATTTTAGAAACGGCGAACAATACAGCAAGAGGAAGGTGTGAAGAATATTTTATAATCAGATATGTTTTCCAATAAACCGGAAATGTTATAAATTGTGTAGAAATTTTCGTTCCgtgtgaaaacaaaaacacaagaaGCTTCCGTTCCACTGGCAAACGTTTCACGACGCAACGCAACTGCAACAGAATGGAACAACCTTTATCCTCGAACGTGTTCACTATCGTCTTCTTtggggcccttttttcgccaTAACGGTTTGTCGGTACGGTTTACTGTCTTAAGTAAATATATTGGAATAATACTAATAAGGTATCCTCGATAACTGCGATAAAATGGGTACGAATCGCAGTTCTTTATGCCTTACGCCAAGACCATGGTTATTGTTTGTCTCCTCCGTCGGGTATACTAATTCTTTCTTGACGCGCCGGCATCATTGTACTACGTATGTGTCTTTGAAACTATTAAAAACGTTCCTCTATCTACAATGCTGTGGATAAGATGCTTCCTTTCGCTCGTTTTATTCCCATTATTTGAGACAAAATGCTAGACCTGGTGCATACTCGTGATGACAAATACTCGTTTTAATACTACAACCTGGACCTCTCGTTTGAAGGATCAGATACACCAGGTATCCACAAAATTCCATCAAGCCATTAGTTTCCAGCAATCCCCACAGTTGTGCACCCCTTTGCCCAGCACCAGGCGTTTACGCAAAACTTCGCCACACGCATCCTACGATTGTTCCATGCGTCAAATGTAAACACTAATGATAGGTAATGTCTATGGAACGCAGATAAATGAGCCACAGTTAAATAGAAAAAGTTTGTCGCTTTCACGTGTCCGTCTTTCGCGAGCATCACAAACAAGTTTCGATTCGTTTCAACTGGCGAGAGTAAGTTAAGGATTTggattttactttttttctgtatCAGGTCGTTGAAAAGGGCGGCTCCCATAATGGGCGCCTTTTCTTCGCAAATTCGTGTATATCGTTGTTAGCTAACTACTGGTACATGTTTTCAACTTGTAGACTCTGGTTCCCTTCTTGCGTGGCTTCTGGCACCATTCGCCCGCCCTTCGGTATCGCGCAGATGGCGGGAGAACTTTCGGATTAACTAATGGTATAGTTCCGCGAAATGCATTGGGCATGCATCATTGTTTCGATCGGTCTCGCCGTACATGGAACGGAATGAACTTTCTAATATCATGCTTCGGTCGTGTGTactgttttccggttttcctaACTTTACTACTTTTGGGTTTTACCGCTTCGATCGGGAACACCCTGGCCTAGCGGGAATACTGTCGTTTCGATCAAAGAATTTAGCCACTGGGATTTATTTCTCTCTAATTTTGCTCGATTAACTTTGCTGCGCAACGGTACCTAAATATGGATTTTACTATTTCGTTTTGCTGataattgtttcgttttactAACCACCATCCGGTTTGTGTTGcaaattttgcttgtttccAATGTTCCGATATTACGTTGAATATTTTGCTATCTTGGTTCGTATGTACATACactgtttttagttttttactCCCGTTTTCGCAATGGGATACCGTCTTGATTCATAAACTGCAAATGCTTTGGTTAGCCTTCGATGGACACCGATTTAGCTACCTCTCTGGTACAAAGGTTTTCCACGACCGCGAAGCATACGAACGGGATAGATGATATAGGATATATCGAATAATGTTGATTAGTGTCCAATGACAAGGATTACGATGTCGCAGTGCTCAAGGGTGTGGGTATATGATATGAGATCCGGGCCAGTCCATGGTTTCGGGGGTGCGTAAATGCGCCTTTCGCTCTGCGTACGATATGCTGGGCCGTGCTAAGCGGACAAAACTAACTAGGCGAACATCTCTATCGCTATCAAAGTAATGGTAACAAATTCTTCAAACCATGAAGTGTCTTGGACGTCGAAGTAATGGGGTTTTGCACTAAAGTTTCTTTACTGAggaacaaaccaaaaaaaaacaagttgaAACGAAGTCACAATTACGAATAGTCAACAAAAAGAcaattttctttattaaaattaattgcatACAACAAACGAATGCGAACTTAAAAATCAATCCCTGTAACGCATGAAATCATGTAGCTTTTGACTGGGAAAACTGAACATAATACTAAACTAAGAAGTCATATACAATAGTATTGGAAGACCCTTACTGAAGGATTCATCTAGGAATTTCTGGTTGAAATTATGACGTTAtgtcaaaatcaaaacagcaataaaatgaaatcgaacgaaCATGCTTCATTAAATCTGGCAAGATACGTTTCCTCGTCTGTGGCTGCGAGTTCTCAATGGCAAAGTTTCCACCAGTGCGTCGTCGTTTTCGCTACGCTCATGATTACTTTTAATGTTTGTGTAAGTAAAATAGTCATGAATAGTCATGGTGGGGACTGAATCAACTACGATTTGGTTTCGCTGGTTCCTGGGGCTCTCATAAACCGTTTTCTAACACATTTCGATGCAACCGATTAAATACAACAACCAAATGAAAGATGCATTTGGGTTGCATTATTGCTGTTTTTAAGCGATTGAGAAACACTCAATTTTACCGCACGCCAACGGAATGCAAATAATCGAAAGAAGCTGTTCGCTAAGCGTTTAGTATGCGTAGGTGCGGAACAGGAATCTAACAGTCGTGTCGGGCGACGAGTGTGTTAAGGTGTCTTTTGTGTGCTTTAGTGATACACTAAAAACAACGGAGTACGACGAATCAGGACACTCCGTCAGGAGGTTTGCGGACGATGTCACGTAACGTTAGAACGTTGCGCGTTCTATCCGCGTTTACTGATTTTGCGAGTGCAGACTCCAGGCAGCGAACTGCTCCTGCCATTGAGTATTATCCTGCAAACGATTAGATGTGACAGATGAGAGTGTGAGTTTGAGAAAATAATGTCTCGAATTGGAGTAATTGATCAGACACCCACCTTTTCGCTCCATTCGTGGGTCGTCATGTGCATCTCGTCGAAATCTGGAAGAGATTCAAAAAGGTAATGGATTGTTTCGATGGAACCTTTCTAAAGCTAACGTCTGAAGCACAGGTACACGGTGCAATTGAAGGAATGTTTAAGAAAGACAAAATTCAATGTTTtatctgtttttctttccactaTGTGTGTATGTTGCGCCAATAGTTTGATTTTTGAACATAATTTAGTAAGTGGATATTGTCCTGAAATATCTGTTAGTGAATTAAGTTGTTAGCGTAGATAATTAGCTCTCGTTAGTTGTTTGGCATGATTTTATTTTGAGTTCTCTATTCTACTCGAGTGACCCTGAGAATGTCTATGAACAGTTTTCTTGAACAGTGTATTCGATTTCCAGCGTCCGCATGGTTGTTAATGTTACAGGGTATGATAAATTAGATGATTTCCACAAGTGCGGCTACTATCAAAGattattgaaacaaaacacgaagTGCGATTGTGGCTTTCGCTTCATTAGCGTGTGCTGGAAGGACAACCAAAAGACAGAACCGATGGCATTCTGTGGCGTGCTGGTAGAGACACAGGAAAAGTCGTGAGTCGTGCTTGGTTTCAGAACATCAGAAGAAACATCGTTTGGTGTACACGAGAAAACAGGACAGAGAATTGGTGTTCAAATATAAGCGGGTGCCTTCTAAAccgtgaaacaaaacaattagaaaaatgtttaaacaaaacacaacaaaaaaacggacaaacaGTGAACACGAGTGCGTTCGGAAACGGAGCGTTTTGAGCGTGGCCAAAATCATGAAGCAGGCGGCGATGCTATTTTAAAggattttccatgtttttgtGGAAGGCTTTCTCCTGGGTAAATGGTATGTGTTAACTTGTCACAGGCCGCGGGTCCAGGCCACGAGTTTCCAAGGCTCCCTGGACCCCCCTCACAATTCGCTTTGAGTGAAGCAACCGAACCCACGCGAAAAGCTGGGGTCGCTTTTATttggcgaaaagaaagtgaatGAGCTCGAATTATGCTTACCTAGCGAGTGACGCATAGCATGCTGCGATGGGATACTATCGTCGTCTGATCCCTCTGAAAAGAAGCGCATCGGCGGTTTGTGTACGACGCCGGGCGGAAGATGTCCATCGTAGTGGGGAAAGAAAACTGTTCCCCCGACGGGTGGCGCGTGGCGTGGagttgtgtttggtttgtggttAGTTTTTGTTAATGTACGCACACACAATGTTCGTTATCATACACCACCGATCGTGAATCGGGTGCCCGATCGATAgttggttggtgtgtgcgCCCCCAGAGAGAGTGGGCGCGAtcgcgtgtttgtgtttgttcaaATGTAGTTtagttgtggttgttgttgttgttgttggtggagTGAAGCATTTCAAGTGTCGAATTGTACATTTTCGTTGCAGTGTACCAAAAATCGATGTTCGACGGTGACCGTTCGTGAGAGTTGTGGTCGTTGGTGGTGAGCGTGTTGATTTGTTATTGACATgcggaaaaaaaatcgaaaacgatcATCGATCGTTCGGTGTTTGTTACGTGTGCTCAACGGAAAGGATCATATACGCATCGGACCGCATTGTTGTGATGTTTGGGTCTGGGTTTAACAAACTGGAAGCTGTGATGGGTCTGGGGTAGTTCCGCAGCATACCGGAAGGTTTTAAGAGGGTTCGGCGGTAATTTGTCATTTCAAAAAGTAAACCTTGGTTGTGTTAAAAATGCATAACAAAATGGTTTTGCcgacaaaaaagcaaaaacaaaacaagctcTCCGTTTGCGCAGCAGCTTCGGTTGGGTTTTGTACTTTCGTTTGCACGTAATTGGTGTCAGGGCGGTGGGAAACGTCGGTAATGGCCGtatcaaaacacaaaacgaaacacttggcgaatgttaaatgcaacgcaaaaagcaaacagGGAGATGTATGTACATTGGTTTCGCGTCCGCCCTCGGAATGTGCTGCCGATAGAAGTGGAAAGTGTTTCCCATTTAAAACCAGAGAGGTGTGTTGAAACggaagtggcaaaaaaaaaaaaaaaaaacggggcgcgCGAAATGTTGCATGTGTGTTGTTGAGTATTAAGTTCTGATGTGTgagcattttgtttttctttttttctgagTTAATGGCAAGCATTGTTGGGCAATGCTTCGATACATGTGttgtcgttgttttttgcctGGTGGTGTTTAGAACCCGAAGTAGTTTATTGTTAAACGCGCACATGGCGCAAGTCGCATGTTTTGGATTGTTCTTAAATTATGGAAGCTAGCAAATTTCTATTAAAGCCACAAATTGAAATCTTTCGTAGTTTGAACCTTCTCACACTACGCTGCCGATGGTCTCGCTGAGTTGGGTGTGTGGTTGAAGTAGTTTTGGAAAACCCGGACCTTTGCTAGTCTGTGGGGAGTAAACTAAAGGACCTTGGTGTGTCCATTGCACGATGGGTGTTCGGGCTCGGTGGGGGTCGTCGTAAGCGAAGAGTGGGAAGCATTACTGCCGAAGGGTGTACTGCTCGCGCCGAGGGATGTTTGATTCGAAGAGGCAGGCTTCTGGTCAAGACCGTTCGCCCCGCACTAAACTCTGCGCTCCTTCAAGAAGGCCTGTTCCGGCGGAGAGGAACCTAGAAATCAAGGAGGTCCATAGTAGTTTCTCGAAACGGTGCCAGAtggaaacacacaaaatttcgatcgcgatcgtgagtGGAGGTAGCATCGCAGCCGCACAGGCGGCAGCACTAAAGGCTTTACGTTTGGGGCAATAGATATGTAGAAGAAGCTGAAGATTGGGCTTGATGCTGCGGCATGATACAAACGTTTGTAGCAACAGGTTGCATTGTTTCTACGCGCACACTCATGGCCAGACGGCATTACGACCGGCTTAGCTTAACGGAAACAAGTAGCCTTAACGACAATGACACGAAAACATCAGAAGCACTGGATGAAGAATGAACCAATGGGGCGATCGGCGCAAAGTTTGGTCGCCCGTAATAAAAAACTAGAGCACGACATCGAGATGAGGAATGAAAGATGGAAGAAATCTATAGCAGCACAAGCGAATATGGCTAGCTTCAAATGGCTCCATTCCCTACGCGGCGCGGCTTTTAAAGACGAACTGGACGTTCGTTCGATTACCGTCCCCAGGACGACGACTGTGCGTGACGTGACACACAGCTCACCATAAGTGTAGTTCGATTAAGCCAACAAAATATCCTTCCTTATTAGAGCCCTTGCGGATTCGTACTTGAGgctaagaaaaacaaaaacagttcGTGCTCACACATGGACACGTGCACATACACAAATAAAGCaacgagaagcgagaagcTAAGAAGTGGAGTTTAGAATgataataaaacaacacacgaCCACTGAGTTGAGTGAGAGCCGTTTCTTGATCGTGACAGTAAGAAGCGCTATTGAAGCTACACTAAGTGCGAAAGCTCAAAATGATCGAATTTTGAAGTCACATTCACTGCCGATTCCGAAGCAAGAAGTCACGCGGACACCGAAGAAACACGATGGACACACGGAGTAATGCAACAGTAAACGGAAAAACGGTAACGttgagagcgagacagagagagagagacccacaaagagtggccgccgcccccgggaaAACTGGGGCGGCTACAGGGGTTTTGTGCAACAACCGGTCACCGGACCGGTGACGGAAGACGGAAGCAATCTCGGTGCGAGagaagaatgaagaaaaaagagtgagaagaaaacagacagagagagagagagagagatcggaAACATGTATGACAAGAAGTTCGGTGAGAAGTGAGTGCGTGAGTGCGAGGTGTGTCACAGGTACCTGAGTTGAGTTCGCGCACCAGCGAGGACATGGCGGTGGACACGGAATCGGCCGCGTAGTGCAGATCGGACCgtccaccgaccaccaccggcgccgcgGCCCCGGCGTTCAGCGCTCTCGACCCACCAAGCGGACCACCGTTAGCGGTGCTACCATCTGTTAATGGTGACGAATGCGAATGTGTCATAAAAAGcgaattcaaaatggccacgTGTCCGACGACGGAaggtggtgctgatgatgatgatgatgatggactaAATGCTTTTCGGTACGCGGCAAAAACGAAAGCGCAAGCTACAGCAATGCTCGCGATGCGGTGATATGGTTACGATTGGGACTAGTCTTATCGGTGGCCTTTAGTTAATGCGTCTACCCTGGTGCCAAACCAATGATCATGATGGGAACGAAAAgtctcaaacacacacacaaacgtacACGGAATGAGATCGAAATCATACACGGAACAAAGGGTAATGATATGGGGTAGTCCTCCGACACCGATTAGGCAGTGAAAGTAGAGAATCGTGTGAGAGAGATCGTgtgataaaacaaacacatttagATTTAACGGATGACAAAACTGCGGACGGCAGAAGCAACAACTGAAGCAAGCTTTTGTATCCTGGGGGGGGGTTTCTCCCCATTAGGATGCTTTCTGCGGCCGCCTGCGGGTTAATCgtgaggttttgtttttcggttgttgCTTTTGGAACCTCATTTTATGGGTCTTGTGGACGTGTGGATGTAAAGGAGATGTGAGGGAAGCGTGAACCGGGAACTGTGGGAAGGGAATGTGTCTAgcggaaagagagagactgagagagacagacagacagagagagagagagagagagagagcgagaaaggaacaCAACAACGAAAGCGAAGCAACTGGCCACTTACTGTTGTTTCCGTTGGGCGCGTAGCCCCGCATATCCATGGGGCCACCGACCATGTGCGGGTCCTGGCCATGCATTCCGGGCGGAAGCATCCCGGGTGGCAAATTCTGCGGCATACCGGAACCGCAGGCATTCATCGGTCCCTGCCGGGGGCCCTGGTTGGGCATCGGGGGACCTAATGAGAGCAAAGAGATCCAGAGCTTTGGGTtaaaacgcgcgcgccacaggCGTACCGCGTCCTACCTTGCGGTAACGGTGGACTTTTGCCCGACCGTGGACTAGAGTTGGGCGTCGAGCGTGGGCTCTgcgtttgatggtttttcAACATCCGCATCAGACCCTCCAGCTGGCCCATGAGCTGGCGCCGCGAGTCCTGCAGCGCGCCGAGGTGACCCTCGAGTTCGCCCTTCCGCTGCCGCAGGGCCCGCAGCTCGTTCATGAGGGCCGGGCTTTCGGGTGCCACCTGTTCCGCTTCCTGCTGGCGGCGCAGTTTCTGAATTTCGCGCATAATTTCCTTGTTCTTCGACTCGAGCTGCATGATCAGCTCGCGCTGGGCCCGCGAACTGTCCAGACCGATTtgcaccggatccggagccgAACCGCCGGGCTgtgcgagggagagagaaagagttcgACATTACACATCGATCGAGTGATGGAGGATGGAGATTGAGTTTACCGTTCGGCTTTCTTGTGCGAGTCGTGCGGCGTACCGCGCGATCAGTCTGTGTTCTTCGTCGTTCGAgttcaccgcaccgcgcgtTCCCGATGTCCCGTTGCTGTCCAGCGACAGTCCGGTGGCTCTGCAAAGGAAACGTCCCATCGCAAAAGGGCTCAAAAAGTCAGAAACCGGTTCGTtttcgtcgccgtcaccgaaaTTCGCTTACCGTGAGTCCAGTGTACTGCTCCGATCGTACATGCCGGGGATGCCACCGTCGGGGAACCCGTTGTGCGATGGCAGGGGCGACGGTGGCACGATGTGTGACAGGTTGAGCGTCTTTTCGGGCAGCTCCGGAAACCGGGGCAACGCCTGCGTCGGTTTGTCCGGCACACAGCGGAAGCTCTTGCGCAGCGAATGGCCAATCTGTTTGCTGGGGCTCTTGTAGCTCGAGTACTCCTTCACCTCGTGGTCGTTCTGGTGGTTCAGCGAGACCCGGCCCTGCCAGAAGCAGTCCTGGCACAGCTGGTACCCGTGGCAGCGCTGGCACCGGTACCGGAAGCCGGTAAAGTTCTCGCGCATACACACGGAGCAGACGGTCGGGTGGACGACGGTTTCGACCGTGGCCAGccggtgcagcagcggcaTCCACACGAGACAGgccggccccggttcggtcaTGAAGCCCGCCATGAAGTCGTTCACCGTGATCTTGTTCTCCACCGGGAAGATCTCCGACTCGAGACCCTCTTTGTAGTAGAACGTGGGCGACTCGAAGACGGCCGCCGGCAGGGCGAGCACCTCGCGCAGAAAATCACCCAACTTCCAGTGTATGAGCTGGCCGGCGCCGTCCGAAATTTGTGAGAAAACATCTGCGGGATAGAGTTACAATCGGTGATCTTTAGCTTTctgtttttctgtgtttttcaGACCCCAGTGACACTTACACCGCAGCTTGTCGACCATCTTGCCGGCGCACATGATCGCGAGCGCCACCTTGATCGAGAACACGCGAATCTTGCCCGAGTTGTCGCTGGAGTAagccgccagcagccagtTCAGCAGCAGGCTCGCCTTCGAGTCCACGTGCACCTGCTGGTTGGGCGGCAGGCGCTTGTTGAGGTTGTGGTACAGCGAGCTGACGAGCGTTTCCAGCCGGCTCACGCTGACCTCGTTCTGCGGCTCGAGCGTGTTGAGTCCATTCTCACGGAACGCCTCAATCACGTTCCAGATATCGACCAGATGCACTGGGCGGGGCGGAAATGGGaaacgaaaatcaattaagcaacggcaacggcaccggaTCGGGTGGCTCGGGGCCATGACGGTGTGCAGCTTACGGTTGGTGGACTTTTGGACGTAGCGCAGCTTGCAGGCCGTCCGGTAGGAGGCGAATCGGATCGTGTCGAACGACTGTATCTTCAGGTCCTGCAGCATGGCCACCCGGGCCTCCATCGGTTCCATCCCTGTGTCCGTTTTTcgtgctcctgctgctgctgccgctgctgttgatgattgATTCTATCGACGCCGTGTCGAGGGCCCTGAACGATTGCTGCGGAaaagagaaattaattttccattagCGAAAGAGCGGACCGGATAACGAGAGCTGGGGCTCTTGTAGCATGGAGCATGGAgaatgtttgccaaaaaaaaaaaacaaatattattttaaaaacttgAACTGTGCCCTTTAAAAGGCACTCGAGCGCGGGTGCCTGTGAGAGGCCCTTATCGTTTAGCTGGTAATTTCCCTGGCGAGGGAAACGCGACGCCCAGCACTCTCCTCGCTGCCGTCGTACGGTGCCGAAGTTTCGCTGTGAGTGGCCACGACCTCAGACCATCATCCGGCAGCAGATGGTCGGTGTCGAATATTCGCGCGATCGCTTTTTGGCTTAGCGAACTTTTAGCCCGCCGTGGTTGCGGTTTTATTAAAAGTTTGACTTCTGTGTGTACCCCCCCCGGGCGCAACACGTGCCTTTCTGCGGTGCATCTTCCAGGGTTCCGCTTCCCTCATCCCCGATTTAATCCGGATTAGTGCCCAGAACACCCATCTCGCTGGGGGTTGAGGCGTCCATTTTTACCGCCCACGGAAGTCAAGGGCTTTTGCCATCGGGCGCTCTTTGCGTTCAATGACCGCAATGCGTgtggcgatggaggcgcctggtgcgccTTGTTTGCAAACTGGCTGCGACGGTCTAAAAATGTCCAAATCAGCGGCCAAAAATGATTATGATTATCGTAATAAAAGTTGAATGTGAGTGgcgtttttatgattattttcccAAAATTCGAGCCACCTTTTCCCGGTGATCCGGGACCGATCAAAAAGCACGCCCCATCTGACACACGGGCGCGTAGtaggttaatttatttttattatctCGAGCATTACACCATCAACGAATACGGTGCGGACGCGTCCGTTTTATCTGCCCTTGTTGCGATTGTTTACGGTCCCACAGGGAATGCGAAGCGATTGAATTGAGTCTTTAAAATGTAGGTTGGGAAAATGGCAGCCCCGagcgccgccgtcgggtggggtttttcttctccttgCTTTGATTTCTCTTTCAATTTAACGAGGCATTC
It includes:
- the LOC128272348 gene encoding translocon-associated protein subunit delta; translated protein: MFKFVLASIVLCGLAVTSSEASACLNPDVKTNFYSTSDATIVSQIGFVTEFTLKCSNAGAEKLPLFAEVLGKLAPVVRIGDNKYQVSWNEEIKKASSGKYEIRLFDEESFAAVRKAQRAGEDTSSVKPLTTLAVHFSGAYKGPWINSEILATGLVGFVAYVAFMTRSKLVA
- the LOC128275642 gene encoding dystrobrevin beta isoform X2; translated protein: MEPMEARVAMLQDLKIQSFDTIRFASYRTACKLRYVQKSTNLHLVDIWNVIEAFRENGLNTLEPQNEVSVSRLETLVSSLYHNLNKRLPPNQQVHVDSKASLLLNWLLAAYSSDNSGKIRVFSIKVALAIMCAGKMVDKLRYVFSQISDGAGQLIHWKLGDFLREVLALPAAVFESPTFYYKEGLESEIFPVENKITVNDFMAGFMTEPGPACLVWMPLLHRLATVETVVHPTVCSVCMRENFTGFRYRCQRCHGYQLCQDCFWQGRVSLNHQNDHEVKEYSSYKSPSKQIGHSLRKSFRCVPDKPTQALPRFPELPEKTLNLSHIVPPSPLPSHNGFPDGGIPGMYDRSSTLDSRATGLSLDSNGTSGTRGAVNSNDEEHRLIARYAARLAQESRTPGGSAPDPVQIGLDSSRAQRELIMQLESKNKEIMREIQKLRRQQEAEQVAPESPALMNELRALRQRKGELEGHLGALQDSRRQLMGQLEGLMRMLKNHQTQSPRSTPNSSPRSGKSPPLPQGPPMPNQGPRQGPMNACGSGMPQNLPPGMLPPGMHGQDPHMVGGPMDMRGYAPNGNNNGSTANGGPLGGSRALNAGAAAPVVVGGRSDLHYAADSVSTAMSSLVRELNSDFDEMHMTTHEWSEKVGDNTQWQEQFAAWSLHSQNQ
- the LOC128275642 gene encoding dystrobrevin beta isoform X3 — encoded protein: MEPMEARVAMLQDLKIQSFDTIRFASYRTACKLRYVQKSTNLHLVDIWNVIEAFRENGLNTLEPQNEVSVSRLETLVSSLYHNLNKRLPPNQQVHVDSKASLLLNWLLAAYSSDNSGKIRVFSIKVALAIMCAGKMVDKLRYVFSQISDGAGQLIHWKLGDFLREVLALPAAVFESPTFYYKEGLESEIFPVENKITVNDFMAGFMTEPGPACLVWMPLLHRLATVETVVHPTVCSVCMRENFTGFRYRCQRCHGYQLCQDCFWQGRVSLNHQNDHEVKEYSSYKSPSKQIGHSLRKSFRCVPDKPTQALPRFPELPEKTLNLSHIVPPSPLPSHNGFPDGGIPGMYDRSSTLDSRATGLSLDSNGTSGTRGAVNSNDEEHRLIARYAARLAQESRTPGGSAPDPVQIGLDSSRAQRELIMQLESKNKEIMREIQKLRRQQEAEQVAPESPALMNELRALRQRKGELEGHLGALQDSRRQLMGQLEGLMRMLKNHQTQSPRSTPNSSPRSGKSPPLPQGPPMPNQGPRQGPMNACGSGMPQNLPPGMLPPGMHGQDPHMVGGPMDMRGYAPNGNNNFDEMHMTTHEWSEKDNTQWQEQFAAWSLHSQNQ
- the LOC128275642 gene encoding dystrobrevin beta isoform X1, whose protein sequence is MEPMEARVAMLQDLKIQSFDTIRFASYRTACKLRYVQKSTNLHLVDIWNVIEAFRENGLNTLEPQNEVSVSRLETLVSSLYHNLNKRLPPNQQVHVDSKASLLLNWLLAAYSSDNSGKIRVFSIKVALAIMCAGKMVDKLRYVFSQISDGAGQLIHWKLGDFLREVLALPAAVFESPTFYYKEGLESEIFPVENKITVNDFMAGFMTEPGPACLVWMPLLHRLATVETVVHPTVCSVCMRENFTGFRYRCQRCHGYQLCQDCFWQGRVSLNHQNDHEVKEYSSYKSPSKQIGHSLRKSFRCVPDKPTQALPRFPELPEKTLNLSHIVPPSPLPSHNGFPDGGIPGMYDRSSTLDSRATGLSLDSNGTSGTRGAVNSNDEEHRLIARYAARLAQESRTPGGSAPDPVQIGLDSSRAQRELIMQLESKNKEIMREIQKLRRQQEAEQVAPESPALMNELRALRQRKGELEGHLGALQDSRRQLMGQLEGLMRMLKNHQTQSPRSTPNSSPRSGKSPPLPQGPPMPNQGPRQGPMNACGSGMPQNLPPGMLPPGMHGQDPHMVGGPMDMRGYAPNGNNNGSTANGGPLGGSRALNAGAAAPVVVGGRSDLHYAADSVSTAMSSLVRELNSVFFPHYDGHLPPGVVHKPPMRFFSEGSDDDSIPSQHAMRHSLDFDEMHMTTHEWSEKDNTQWQEQFAAWSLHSQNQ
- the LOC128275642 gene encoding dystrobrevin beta isoform X4, producing the protein MEPMEARVAMLQDLKIQSFDTIRFASYRTACKLRYVQKSTNLHLVDIWNVIEAFRENGLNTLEPQNEVSVSRLETLVSSLYHNLNKRLPPNQQVHVDSKASLLLNWLLAAYSSDNSGKIRVFSIKVALAIMCAGKMVDKLRYVFSQISDGAGQLIHWKLGDFLREVLALPAAVFESPTFYYKEGLESEIFPVENKITVNDFMAGFMTEPGPACLVWMPLLHRLATVETVVHPTVCSVCMRENFTGFRYRCQRCHGYQLCQDCFWQGRVSLNHQNDHEVKEYSSYKSPSKQIGHSLRKSFRCVPDKPTQALPRFPELPEKTLNLSHIVPPSPLPSHNGFPDGGIPGMYDRSSTLDSRATGLSLDSNGTSGTRGAVNSNDEEHRLIARYAARLAQESRTPGGSAPDPVQIGLDSSRAQRELIMQLESKNKEIMREIQKLRRQQEAEQVAPESPALMNELRALRQRKGELEGHLGALQDSRRQLMGQLEGLMRMLKNHQTQSPRSTPNSSPRSGKSPPLPQGPPMPNQGPRQGPMNACGSGMPQNLPPGMLPPGMHGQDPHMVGGPMDMRGYAPNGNNSSSPPEQAFLKERRV